One window of the Trifolium pratense cultivar HEN17-A07 linkage group LG2, ARS_RC_1.1, whole genome shotgun sequence genome contains the following:
- the LOC123906843 gene encoding gibberellin-regulated protein 12-like produces MARFVYAFFLMLVITFVIQDVYGGGEGSLRPEQCAGACDYRCSKTQYHKACITYCNICCEKCLCVPSGTYGHKEECPCYDHWKTKRGTPKCP; encoded by the exons ATGGCTAGATTTGTTTATGCCTTTTTTCTCATGCTTGTTATAACTTTTGTTATACAAGATGTCTAT gGTGGTGGAGAAGGATCGCTGCGTCCCGAAC AATGTGCGGGTGCGTGTGACTATCGTTGCTCAAAAACTCAGTACCACAAGGCATGTATAACCTATTGCAACATTTGTTGTGAAAAATGTTTGTGTGTTCCATCAGGAACATATGGTCACAAGGAAGAGTGTCCATGTTATGATCATTGGAAAACTAAGAGAGGAACACCCAAGTGCCCCTAA
- the LOC123904388 gene encoding paired amphipathic helix protein Sin3-like 4 codes for MENRRSMEHCRKDALELLLEIQNRFIQQNKRDKFDEFIRFYMAYHKEKRTDGVDYTERFKEIFKDNRDLLLRLNNFLPIGCEIKLPSEGEQSCPKKHVKMEDAINFLKKIKARFHGVDDVHIYYSLLNVLNMYYKKQQSFTDVCQEVAFIFKGYSDILDEFTHFLPEAYSNYFATQNSDFALIREFEILDFDRLVRTLEP; via the exons ATGGAGAACCGACGTTCTATGGAACATTGTAGAAAAGATGCTTTAGAATTACTCCTAGAAATACAGAATAGATTTATTCAACAAAATAAGAGGGATAAGTTTGATGAATTTATCAGATTCTACATGGCTTATCATAAGGAAAAAAG GACTGATGGTGTGGATTATACAGAAAGATTTAAGGAAATATTTAAAGATAATAGAGATTTGCTATTGAGATTAAACAACTTCTTGCCAATTGGATGTGAAATCAAACTTCCATCGGAGGGTGAACAATCTTGCCCAAAGAAGCATGTAAAAATGGAAGAtgctataaattttttaaagaagATAAAG GCTCGGTTTCATGGCGTAGACGATGTTCACATTTACTATTCATTACTTAACGTATTAAATATGTACTATAAGAAACAACAGTCTTTCACCGACGTCTGCCAAGAG GTTGCTTTTATTTTCAAAGGTTATTCCGACATTCTTGATGAATTTACTCATTTTCTCCCGGAAGCTTATTCTAATTATTTTGCTACTCAAAATTCT GATTTCGCTCTAATTCGTGAATTCGAGATTCTTGATTTCGATCGATTGGTGAGAACGTTGGAACCATGA
- the LOC123906844 gene encoding uncharacterized protein LOC123906844: MRMELNREPTCFEVYQRMHKPKEKSNEWFNKEQALIAESYQTKLFERNSQIGEGSNQQSDDSIYMEVVGGINKKGHIFGLGSQAATVKESLKFSPSISTDVVQSDKVAAMEAKIEALTVELEQKNLEQETLKQKMEHWDQILGRFVPSINQNSPGQLGREGDNENYEMDNNENYVMDDEDDVLDDEA; the protein is encoded by the exons ATG AGGATGGAATTGAATAGAGAGCCAACCTGTTTTGAGGTTTATCAGAGAATGCATAAACCAAAGGAAAAATCAAATGAGTGGTTTAACAAAGAACAAGCTCTGATAGCT GAAAGTTACCAAACTAAATTGTTTGAGAGAAATTCTCAAATAGGTGAGGGTAGTAACCAACAATCTGATGATAGTATATACATGGAAGTTGTTGGAGGCATTAACAAGAAGGGACACATATTTGGATTGGGATCTCAAGCTGCCACTGTCAAAGaatctttgaaattttctcCTTCAATTTCTACTGATGTGGTACAGTCAGATAAAGTTGCTGCTATGGAGGCTAAGATCGAAGCATTAACCGTTGAACTTGAGCAAAAGAATCTTGAACAAGAAACGTTAAAACAAAAGATGGAGCATTGGGATCAGATTTTGGGAAGGTTTGTGCCTAGTATTAATCAAAACTCTCCGGGTCAACTTGGAAGAGAAGGTGATAATGAAAATTATGAGATGGATAATAATGAAAATTATGTGatggatgatgaagatgatgtgtTGGATGATGAAGCTTAG